In a single window of the Aminomonas paucivorans DSM 12260 genome:
- the cobA gene encoding uroporphyrinogen-III C-methyltransferase has protein sequence MTVFLVGAGCGSPRWLTQEARELLERANHLVYDRLTHPDALLLAPRGCRFHPVGKREGDHLSPQEATNALLVRLGREGGTVVRLKGGDPFVFGRGGEEARACEAAGVPWRGVPGITAAFGGFLGEGISLTHRGLAASVTLATGHRGQGDEETYWEELACTSGSLVLYMGASAFGDIADRLVRLGRSPHTPAAAVTWGGWGRSRVLRGTLASLGERARRGDVPSPSVILLGEAARETLHPFRGPLRGLQVAVCRPMPEAARTARFLEGRGADAFSLPLLDLEPLEFREREEAVRALEEADWTVLTSPRGPGALRRLLRDLRRLRGRLAALGPGTAGACEALGLVPDLVADPPDSEGLASALGRTLRPGDRVVFLRNERASSLPVEAARKAGASVTCLSAYRMVPREIPWMDLIREHWDAAPPHAAAFGSAATAEAWKAALGDLPPGTVPVAWGRVCAAACEDLFRRPVRTLPSPDLEGLAATLEELAMERHHDASPDSGEEGGRA, from the coding sequence ATGACGGTCTTCCTGGTGGGGGCGGGATGCGGCTCCCCCCGGTGGCTCACCCAGGAGGCCCGGGAACTCCTGGAGAGGGCGAACCACCTGGTGTACGACCGGCTGACCCACCCGGACGCCCTGCTCCTGGCCCCCCGAGGCTGCCGCTTCCACCCCGTGGGCAAGCGGGAGGGGGACCACCTGAGCCCCCAGGAGGCCACCAACGCCCTGCTGGTACGCCTGGGGCGGGAGGGAGGCACGGTGGTGCGCCTCAAGGGAGGGGATCCCTTCGTCTTCGGGCGGGGGGGAGAGGAGGCCCGGGCCTGCGAGGCCGCCGGGGTGCCCTGGCGGGGGGTGCCGGGGATCACCGCCGCCTTCGGGGGCTTCCTGGGGGAGGGCATCTCCCTCACCCATCGGGGGCTGGCCGCCTCGGTCACCCTGGCCACGGGGCACCGGGGCCAGGGGGACGAGGAAACCTACTGGGAGGAGCTGGCCTGCACCTCCGGATCCCTGGTCCTCTACATGGGGGCCTCCGCCTTCGGGGACATCGCGGACCGGCTGGTGCGCCTGGGTCGGTCCCCCCACACCCCCGCCGCCGCAGTCACCTGGGGGGGATGGGGGCGAAGCCGCGTCCTCCGGGGCACCCTGGCCTCCCTGGGGGAACGGGCGCGACGGGGAGACGTCCCCAGCCCCTCGGTGATCCTCCTGGGGGAGGCGGCCCGGGAGACGCTGCACCCCTTCCGGGGTCCCCTCCGGGGCCTTCAGGTGGCGGTGTGCCGCCCCATGCCGGAGGCGGCCCGCACCGCCCGGTTCCTGGAGGGCCGGGGGGCGGACGCCTTTTCCCTGCCCCTGCTGGACCTGGAGCCCCTGGAGTTCCGGGAGCGGGAGGAGGCGGTCCGGGCGCTGGAGGAGGCAGACTGGACGGTCCTCACCAGCCCTCGGGGCCCCGGGGCCCTGCGCCGCCTGCTGCGGGACCTGCGCCGCCTGCGGGGACGCCTGGCCGCCCTGGGGCCGGGCACCGCCGGGGCCTGCGAGGCCCTGGGGCTGGTGCCGGACCTGGTGGCGGACCCGCCGGACAGCGAGGGCCTGGCCTCCGCCCTGGGCCGAACGCTGCGGCCCGGGGACCGGGTGGTCTTCCTGCGCAACGAACGGGCCTCCTCTCTCCCCGTGGAGGCGGCCCGGAAGGCGGGGGCCTCGGTGACCTGCCTGTCCGCCTACCGCATGGTCCCCCGGGAGATCCCCTGGATGGACCTGATCCGGGAGCACTGGGACGCCGCCCCGCCCCACGCCGCGGCCTTCGGCAGCGCCGCCACCGCCGAGGCCTGGAAGGCCGCCCTGGGGGACCTGCCCCCGGGGACCGTCCCCGTGGCCTGGGGGCGGGTCTGCGCCGCCGCCTGCGAGGACCTGTTCCGCCGCCCCGTCCGCACCCTCCCCTCCCCGGACCTGGAGGGGTTGGCGGCGACCCTGGAGGAACTGGCCATGGAGCGACACCACGACGCATCCCCCGATTCGGGGGAAGAGGGAGGACGGGCATGA
- the hemC gene encoding hydroxymethylbilane synthase, with translation MILLTRGSPLARIQTRGWMDALESLGAETTLQAVSTHGDRDRTTPLPCFGGFGAFVKALEEKLLAGEGDGAVHSLKDVPVAQPEGLVLAGVLPRGPVGDLLVTREGLSLETLPPGARVGSSSLRRTAQGLRVRKDLRFLCCRGNVQTRLRKLEAGELDALILAEAGVRRLGLDLPGAVRLPFLSTPGQGAVALEARAGSVLESLARQTNHLPTWLEVCGERQVLGAFGKGCSAPVAVQGRYEGGVLTLEAEVLALDGSQSVGASLGGPAGTEEEARALGQTLWDSLAEAPLVRRLLEEVTA, from the coding sequence ATGATCCTGCTCACCCGAGGAAGCCCCCTGGCACGCATCCAGACCCGGGGTTGGATGGACGCCCTGGAATCCCTGGGGGCCGAGACGACCCTCCAGGCGGTCTCCACCCACGGAGACCGGGATCGCACCACCCCCCTGCCCTGCTTCGGGGGCTTCGGGGCCTTCGTGAAGGCCCTGGAGGAGAAGCTCCTGGCGGGAGAGGGGGACGGGGCGGTGCACAGCCTCAAGGACGTGCCGGTGGCCCAACCCGAAGGGCTGGTCCTGGCGGGGGTCCTCCCCCGGGGCCCCGTGGGGGACTTGCTGGTGACCCGGGAGGGACTGTCCCTGGAGACGCTGCCCCCGGGCGCCCGGGTGGGGTCCTCCAGCCTACGGCGCACCGCCCAGGGCCTGCGGGTCCGGAAGGACCTGCGCTTCCTCTGCTGCCGGGGGAACGTGCAGACCCGACTTCGCAAGCTGGAGGCGGGGGAACTGGACGCCCTCATCCTGGCGGAGGCGGGGGTGCGCCGCCTGGGGCTGGACCTGCCCGGGGCGGTGCGGCTGCCCTTCCTGTCCACCCCCGGCCAGGGGGCGGTGGCCCTGGAGGCCCGGGCGGGATCGGTCCTGGAGAGCCTGGCCCGACAGACGAACCACCTCCCCACCTGGCTGGAGGTGTGCGGGGAAAGGCAGGTGCTGGGGGCCTTCGGGAAGGGCTGCTCCGCCCCCGTGGCGGTGCAGGGACGCTACGAGGGGGGCGTCCTCACCCTGGAGGCGGAGGTCCTGGCCCTGGACGGCTCCCAGTCCGTGGGGGCCTCCCTGGGGGGACCCGCGGGCACCGAGGAGGAGGCCCGAGCCCTGGGGCAGACCCTCTGGGACTCCCTGGCGGAGGCCCCCCTGGTGCGCCGCCTCCTGGAGGAGGTGACGGCATGA
- a CDS encoding precorrin-2 dehydrogenase/sirohydrochlorin ferrochelatase family protein, producing MRGPFRLLAALRTDVPVLLAGGGTVGTRKARTLGDAGAKVHLVSPEATEELADRAERGEIRWERRRVAAEDFRAHRFAVLALDEATTREVLPLAEGSGCLLCCCALPRAGDFALAAQWEHHGFALGVTSGGEDPAGAGAMKRRLKRLLEGQHGPAGEAHAAPGRDDTKERTP from the coding sequence GTGAGGGGCCCCTTCCGCCTCCTGGCGGCGCTGCGGACGGACGTCCCGGTCCTCCTGGCGGGGGGCGGGACCGTGGGGACCCGCAAGGCCCGGACCCTGGGGGACGCGGGGGCGAAGGTGCACCTGGTGAGCCCCGAGGCCACGGAGGAGCTGGCGGACCGGGCGGAGCGGGGGGAGATCCGCTGGGAGCGCCGAAGGGTGGCGGCGGAGGACTTTCGGGCCCACCGCTTCGCCGTGCTGGCCCTGGACGAGGCGACCACCCGGGAGGTGCTGCCCCTGGCGGAGGGTTCGGGGTGCCTGCTGTGCTGCTGCGCCCTCCCCCGGGCGGGAGACTTCGCCCTGGCGGCCCAATGGGAACACCACGGCTTCGCCCTGGGGGTGACCAGCGGCGGGGAGGACCCTGCGGGGGCCGGAGCGATGAAACGCCGCCTGAAGCGGCTTCTGGAAGGACAACACGGACCCGCCGGGGAGGCCCACGCCGCCCCGGGACGGGACGACACGAAGGAGAGGACCCCATGA
- a CDS encoding glutamyl-tRNA reductase, with protein sequence MNRLALFSLSSSLPWGEDPATLLKGGLLEEALLLRTCWRRELYALLPETPAPGLPEPDLRGGGVVRHLLRVLLGLESFAVGESHVVRQVRDAYEGCATCGPTLHRLFQRALGVAGALRTSFHPGREPSIPWLAVQAFREHPRWPEVRALVLGAGEMGLETARVLAACDVPCLLANRSPRPLPEDPRILPLPWEGWPDALGQVEGVFCCTASPAPLLGPEPLEGLAPPPWVLDLGSPPQSAPLPGTRRVLLADLAKTAETLLRDYRASLSTLEEEADRAAEALAGELVHRSGDTWKRLALARGKALARERAALAASRCGGDPRDFEVFAESLLAGFLHPLLTAPSAHTSRAWRILSGSEEEAP encoded by the coding sequence GTGAACCGCCTGGCCCTCTTCTCCCTTTCCTCCTCCCTCCCCTGGGGGGAGGACCCGGCGACCCTCCTGAAGGGTGGACTCCTGGAGGAGGCCCTGCTGCTGCGCACCTGCTGGCGCCGGGAGCTGTACGCCCTGCTCCCCGAGACCCCCGCCCCGGGCCTGCCGGAGCCGGACCTGCGGGGCGGAGGGGTGGTGCGCCACCTGCTGCGGGTGCTCCTGGGGCTGGAGAGCTTCGCCGTGGGGGAGTCCCACGTGGTGCGCCAGGTGCGGGACGCCTACGAAGGCTGCGCCACCTGCGGTCCCACCCTGCACCGCCTCTTCCAGCGGGCCCTGGGGGTGGCGGGGGCGCTGCGCACCTCCTTCCACCCCGGGCGGGAACCCTCCATCCCCTGGCTGGCGGTGCAGGCCTTCCGGGAACACCCCCGGTGGCCGGAGGTGCGTGCCCTGGTGCTGGGGGCGGGGGAGATGGGACTGGAGACCGCCCGGGTCCTGGCGGCCTGCGACGTCCCCTGTCTTCTGGCGAACCGTTCCCCCCGGCCCCTGCCGGAGGACCCCCGCATCCTCCCTCTTCCTTGGGAGGGCTGGCCCGACGCCCTGGGACAAGTGGAAGGGGTGTTCTGCTGCACCGCCTCCCCGGCCCCCCTGCTGGGGCCGGAACCCCTGGAGGGACTGGCCCCGCCCCCCTGGGTGCTGGACCTGGGAAGCCCTCCCCAGAGCGCCCCCCTTCCCGGAACCCGTCGGGTCCTCCTGGCGGACCTGGCGAAGACCGCAGAGACGCTGCTGCGGGACTACCGGGCCTCCCTCTCCACCCTGGAGGAGGAGGCGGACCGGGCGGCGGAGGCCCTGGCGGGGGAGCTGGTCCACCGGTCCGGGGACACCTGGAAGCGCCTGGCCCTGGCTCGGGGCAAAGCCCTGGCCCGGGAACGGGCCGCCCTGGCGGCCTCCCGCTGCGGGGGGGACCCGAGGGACTTCGAGGTCTTCGCCGAAAGCCTTCTGGCGGGGTTCCTCCACCCCCTGCTGACCGCCCCCTCCGCCCACACCTCCCGGGCCTGGCGAATCCTCTCGGGGTCGGAGGAGGAAGCGCCGTGA
- a CDS encoding precorrin-2 C(20)-methyltransferase: MILYGVGVGPGDPELVTLKALRVLREADLLLEPLSAPGRTSVAGSVVRRHLEAPLHPLVFPMSGVPEERDEALKAQLATLAPLLEGVRSVALPVIGDAALYATVGSLFDVWRASRPDLELRLVPGLSAHSLAACSARSFLAMGEESFLVAPASAPFDRLTEALSGADAAALYKPSALRERLPELVRATGPWARTVRVHRAGLPEERTVSGPEAILPTEDYLSVLLLWRSPGRTF; the protein is encoded by the coding sequence ATGATCCTGTACGGCGTGGGCGTCGGCCCCGGCGACCCGGAACTCGTCACCCTCAAGGCCCTCCGCGTGCTTCGGGAGGCGGACCTGCTGCTGGAACCCCTCTCCGCCCCCGGCCGAACCAGCGTGGCCGGTTCGGTAGTACGCCGCCACCTGGAGGCCCCCCTTCACCCCCTGGTGTTCCCCATGTCCGGGGTGCCGGAGGAGCGGGACGAGGCCCTGAAGGCCCAGCTCGCGACCCTGGCTCCCCTCCTCGAGGGGGTCCGGTCCGTCGCCCTGCCGGTGATCGGCGACGCGGCCCTCTACGCCACCGTGGGAAGCCTCTTCGACGTGTGGCGGGCCAGCCGGCCGGACCTGGAGCTGCGCTTGGTGCCGGGGCTTTCCGCCCACTCCCTGGCGGCCTGTTCCGCCCGCTCCTTCCTGGCCATGGGGGAGGAGTCCTTTCTGGTGGCTCCCGCCAGCGCCCCCTTCGACAGGCTGACCGAGGCCCTGTCGGGGGCGGACGCGGCGGCGCTGTACAAGCCCTCGGCCCTCCGGGAACGCCTTCCCGAGCTGGTCCGCGCCACGGGGCCCTGGGCCCGGACGGTGCGGGTCCATCGGGCGGGGCTGCCGGAGGAGCGGACGGTTTCGGGGCCCGAGGCGATCCTGCCCACGGAGGACTACCTCTCGGTGCTGCTGCTGTGGCGATCTCCTGGCCGGACCTTCTGA
- a CDS encoding M14 family zinc carboxypeptidase — protein sequence MSRFVRRLLAATLGVFILAVPALAAPVRSLPRDGFGAPGAGDSQQQILQILRQGKGAIPTTPYGGVNIASDPVLAKLLYPDVVKNWFDGKVAGITLQTPAFTSNHGSDVQGQVGWNTTQEELLGFLNNLPKSNMRVQIVAEFAAKTSAGAVEQTFKLPLAVFSKPPVFDPADLKALGKPVVYLQAMIHGDEHSGGEAMLALAQKLATDELRVLDKISVVMIPRFNVDGAWRYTRGTNTANPVWGQPELSRGFDQNRDHTSFSSPITRTIHTVVNAYRPDVCIDCHEMGYGFNRESSGGTSLGYRDFYLFDLVTLIAHPANVPASVTALNRQLESGIAQDLRSRGLNWDYYFYGWASRQVSADVLSTDLSTLISGEVDVTTELMEGPPDEAMTDSALSLKPAVSMLFETRSPKVLPNYKTRVYAHLSALESVLRQVAARPDTYRDTVAAARAAVAAQGAAPGAGNDLILWVRQKTMVSPDQAVLSFNAAHTQVAPGTLKMNKSYRNDQLTPVKSVARPYAYILSGDMGAVAERLTCTGVTVRRLTQATSVPVEAYRIDEVVNDDDPALDMEHRGTDYFPWNGTITKVINGVTASSRTVTFPAGSYVVTLDQPSANPAALALEPLANRNLGNYWLTMNALGKSTAGFVPVTVGGEYPVYRCMSVLSLPAEALSVARPFLDGAVVASCLPLGSAELAPLNKTALGSKEVRFGYFFTAEATDQPGQKPAGFDLVLPKEGNGYTLETWYLYDWVQGTFVPATPVASTSGARTVRVEGNALDASGRVLAVATGVIPTITHTPTPGHRSSGGCDAGAFPAVAVLLVLAPVAFLRRR from the coding sequence ATGTCCCGCTTCGTAAGGCGTCTTCTCGCGGCGACCCTTGGGGTCTTCATCCTGGCGGTTCCCGCCCTGGCGGCCCCCGTCCGCTCCCTTCCCCGGGACGGCTTCGGGGCTCCGGGAGCGGGGGACTCGCAGCAGCAGATCCTCCAGATCCTCCGGCAGGGCAAGGGCGCGATCCCCACGACCCCCTACGGAGGGGTCAACATCGCCAGCGACCCCGTCCTGGCGAAGCTGCTTTACCCGGACGTGGTGAAGAACTGGTTCGACGGCAAGGTGGCGGGGATCACCCTCCAAACCCCTGCCTTCACCAGCAACCACGGTTCGGACGTGCAGGGCCAGGTGGGCTGGAACACCACCCAGGAGGAGCTGCTGGGCTTCCTGAACAACCTGCCCAAGAGCAACATGCGGGTGCAGATCGTGGCGGAGTTTGCCGCCAAGACCAGCGCCGGGGCGGTGGAGCAGACCTTCAAGCTCCCCCTGGCGGTATTCAGCAAGCCCCCGGTCTTCGACCCGGCGGACCTGAAGGCCTTGGGCAAGCCCGTGGTCTACCTCCAGGCCATGATCCACGGGGACGAGCACAGCGGCGGCGAGGCCATGCTGGCCCTGGCCCAGAAGCTGGCCACGGACGAACTCCGCGTCCTGGACAAGATCTCCGTGGTCATGATCCCCCGGTTCAACGTGGACGGGGCCTGGCGCTACACCCGGGGCACCAACACCGCCAACCCCGTGTGGGGACAGCCGGAGCTGTCCAGGGGCTTCGACCAGAACCGGGACCACACCAGCTTCTCCTCTCCCATCACCCGGACGATCCACACGGTGGTGAACGCCTACCGTCCCGACGTGTGCATCGACTGCCACGAGATGGGCTACGGCTTCAACCGGGAGTCCTCCGGAGGCACGTCCCTGGGCTATCGGGACTTCTACCTCTTCGACCTGGTGACCCTCATCGCCCACCCCGCCAACGTCCCCGCCTCCGTGACCGCCCTGAACCGGCAGCTGGAGTCGGGCATCGCCCAGGACCTCCGCTCCCGGGGGTTGAACTGGGACTATTACTTCTACGGCTGGGCCTCCCGCCAGGTGTCCGCGGACGTCCTCTCCACGGACCTGTCCACCCTGATCTCCGGGGAGGTGGACGTCACCACGGAACTCATGGAGGGCCCCCCCGACGAGGCCATGACGGACTCCGCCCTGAGCCTGAAGCCTGCGGTGAGCATGCTCTTCGAGACCCGATCCCCCAAGGTCCTCCCCAACTACAAGACCCGGGTGTACGCCCACCTGTCCGCTCTGGAGTCGGTACTTCGCCAGGTGGCGGCTCGTCCCGACACCTACCGGGACACCGTGGCGGCGGCCCGGGCGGCGGTGGCAGCCCAGGGAGCGGCCCCCGGCGCGGGGAACGACCTGATCCTGTGGGTGCGCCAGAAGACCATGGTCTCTCCGGATCAGGCGGTGCTCTCCTTCAACGCCGCCCACACCCAGGTGGCCCCGGGCACCCTGAAGATGAACAAGTCCTACCGCAACGACCAGCTGACGCCGGTGAAGTCCGTGGCGCGCCCCTACGCCTACATCCTCTCCGGGGACATGGGGGCGGTGGCGGAGCGGCTGACCTGCACGGGGGTGACGGTGCGCCGTCTCACCCAGGCGACCTCGGTTCCCGTGGAGGCCTACCGCATCGACGAAGTGGTGAACGACGACGACCCGGCCCTGGACATGGAGCACCGGGGCACGGACTACTTCCCCTGGAACGGGACCATCACCAAGGTCATCAACGGCGTCACCGCCTCCAGCCGGACCGTGACCTTCCCCGCCGGGTCCTACGTGGTCACCCTGGATCAGCCCTCCGCGAACCCGGCGGCCCTGGCCCTGGAGCCTCTGGCGAACCGGAACCTGGGGAACTACTGGCTCACCATGAACGCCCTGGGCAAGAGCACCGCGGGCTTCGTCCCCGTGACGGTGGGAGGGGAGTATCCCGTCTACCGCTGCATGAGCGTCCTCTCCCTCCCGGCGGAGGCCCTGTCCGTGGCCCGTCCCTTCCTGGACGGCGCCGTCGTGGCCTCCTGTCTGCCCCTGGGCTCCGCGGAGCTGGCTCCTCTGAACAAGACCGCCCTGGGGAGCAAGGAGGTGCGCTTCGGCTACTTCTTCACCGCCGAGGCGACGGACCAGCCCGGGCAGAAGCCTGCGGGCTTCGACCTGGTCCTCCCGAAGGAAGGGAACGGCTACACCCTGGAAACGTGGTATCTCTACGACTGGGTTCAGGGGACCTTCGTCCCCGCCACCCCCGTCGCGTCGACCAGCGGGGCCCGGACGGTCCGGGTGGAGGGCAACGCCCTGGACGCATCGGGGCGGGTCCTGGCGGTGGCCACGGGGGTGATCCCCACGATCACCCACACCCCCACTCCGGGACATCGGAGCAGCGGCGGCTGCGACGCCGGGGCGTTCCCGGCGGTGGCGGTGCTCCTGGTCCTGGCCCCGGTGGCCTTCCTGCGGCGTAGGTAA
- a CDS encoding precorrin-6A/cobalt-precorrin-6A reductase translates to MKPLYVLHAPAASALGEQIARGLGGTALPLEPGSLQGRFRELWDGAGALILVGSLPVAVRAAGPLLRDKATDPTVLCVSEDGGTVLAVAGGHLGGGADLAQRCAALLGAGWIPTTSTDRRGLTAPDRWARRHGLSLRGREALPGLLRSLLDQGSLPWWIDPLLAPFSEDPLASPLPLPFGARPVAAPEGARVLVSPRRIPLPEGAIQLVPPLLGAGVGCRRGAKRDALLEALDGALEEAPGGPFLREALGALATLEAKAQEPGLEEAARTLGLPLSPLSPETLRAQEGPFSPSAAQRHFHVPGVAEPCAAALGSPLGPRLIRDGVTVALSRIPFPAPRGSLAVVGTGPGSAECLTQEARSALEGADAVVGYRLYVDLLPPACTEGRHVERYAMGEEEDRVRRALDLAERGHRVALVCGGDPILFGLAALALRLGADRVPVRVVPGITAAQRAGTLLGAPYTNGLCLLSLSDYLQPWSSVERALEAAAAGGLTTVLYNPVRRDLGTKLAAVRRAFRRRPTALLCRDVDRPDQTVEALPLEALTEDRVDMRTLVVLPGEGVEPWKGLWLDRRGYGSEEVREPALPQDPLDVLVLGGTSEAREVAERLRDRGLRVGASVAEETGLVTVPQGVVPLVGRRDTPAWILLLEDRKRAGLAALVDAAHPFAQEAHQAFRIAARRTGLPLWVLRRPTPVPEGALAVASPEALLARLLESTRPGDLLVLTLGVRLLPRLVPPLKAQNRRLLARVLPTPESLDAALATGLEPREVLCQWGPGDEGSLRALLEESGARALVSKASGAPGGMEAKARAARSRGIPLVVLTPPPAVGTSFSTPAALTTDLLDHLDNRVEQPFA, encoded by the coding sequence GTGAAGCCCCTCTACGTGCTCCACGCCCCCGCCGCCTCGGCCCTGGGGGAACAGATCGCCCGGGGGCTGGGGGGAACCGCCCTTCCCCTGGAGCCCGGCTCCCTCCAGGGTCGCTTTCGGGAACTCTGGGACGGGGCGGGGGCCCTGATCCTGGTGGGATCCCTGCCGGTGGCGGTGCGGGCTGCGGGCCCCCTGCTGCGGGACAAGGCCACGGACCCGACGGTGCTCTGCGTCTCCGAGGACGGGGGAACCGTGCTGGCCGTGGCGGGGGGCCACCTGGGAGGCGGGGCGGACCTGGCCCAACGCTGCGCCGCCCTGCTGGGGGCGGGGTGGATCCCCACCACCTCCACGGACCGCCGGGGCCTGACGGCCCCGGACCGCTGGGCCCGTCGCCACGGACTGTCCCTCCGGGGCCGGGAGGCCCTCCCGGGGCTTCTGCGCTCCCTCCTGGATCAGGGGTCCCTTCCCTGGTGGATCGACCCCCTCCTGGCGCCCTTCTCCGAGGACCCCCTGGCAAGCCCCCTCCCCCTGCCCTTCGGAGCCCGGCCCGTGGCCGCCCCGGAGGGAGCCCGGGTGCTGGTGTCCCCCCGGCGTATCCCCCTCCCCGAGGGGGCGATCCAGTTGGTGCCCCCCCTGCTGGGGGCGGGGGTGGGGTGCCGCCGGGGGGCGAAACGGGACGCCCTCCTGGAGGCCCTGGACGGTGCCCTGGAGGAGGCCCCCGGAGGCCCCTTCCTGCGGGAGGCCCTGGGAGCCCTGGCCACCCTGGAGGCCAAGGCCCAGGAACCGGGGCTGGAGGAGGCCGCCCGGACCCTGGGGCTGCCCCTGAGCCCCCTTTCCCCGGAGACCCTGCGGGCCCAGGAGGGGCCCTTCTCCCCCTCCGCGGCGCAGCGGCACTTCCACGTCCCCGGGGTGGCGGAGCCCTGCGCCGCCGCCCTGGGCTCTCCCCTGGGGCCCCGCCTGATCCGGGACGGGGTGACGGTGGCCCTCTCCCGCATCCCCTTTCCCGCTCCCCGGGGAAGCCTGGCGGTGGTGGGAACCGGCCCCGGGTCGGCGGAGTGCCTCACCCAGGAGGCCCGGTCCGCCCTGGAGGGGGCGGACGCGGTGGTGGGATACCGCCTCTACGTGGACCTGCTGCCCCCGGCCTGCACCGAGGGACGGCACGTGGAGCGCTACGCCATGGGGGAGGAGGAGGATCGGGTCCGTCGGGCCCTGGACCTGGCAGAAAGGGGGCACCGGGTGGCCCTGGTGTGCGGCGGCGACCCCATCCTCTTCGGCCTGGCCGCCCTGGCCCTCCGCCTGGGGGCCGATCGGGTCCCGGTGCGGGTGGTGCCGGGGATCACCGCGGCCCAGCGGGCGGGAACCCTCCTGGGGGCTCCCTACACCAACGGGCTCTGCCTCCTCTCCCTCTCGGACTACCTCCAGCCCTGGTCCTCGGTGGAGCGCGCCCTGGAGGCCGCAGCGGCGGGGGGACTCACCACGGTGCTCTACAACCCCGTGCGCCGGGACCTGGGGACGAAGCTGGCGGCGGTGCGCCGCGCCTTCCGCCGCAGGCCCACGGCGCTCCTCTGCCGGGACGTGGACCGGCCGGACCAGACGGTGGAGGCCCTCCCCCTGGAGGCGCTGACGGAAGATCGGGTGGACATGCGCACCCTGGTGGTCCTCCCCGGGGAGGGGGTGGAGCCCTGGAAGGGCCTGTGGCTGGACCGGCGAGGCTACGGCTCCGAAGAGGTCCGGGAACCCGCCCTCCCCCAGGACCCCCTGGACGTGCTGGTGCTGGGGGGCACCTCCGAGGCCCGGGAGGTGGCGGAACGGCTCCGGGACCGGGGGCTTCGGGTGGGAGCCTCGGTGGCGGAGGAGACGGGGCTCGTCACGGTGCCCCAGGGGGTCGTCCCCCTGGTGGGACGCCGGGACACCCCCGCCTGGATCCTCCTGCTGGAGGACCGGAAGCGGGCCGGCCTGGCGGCCCTGGTGGACGCGGCCCATCCCTTCGCCCAGGAGGCCCATCAGGCCTTCCGAATCGCGGCTCGGCGGACGGGGCTGCCCCTTTGGGTCCTGCGACGCCCCACCCCCGTGCCCGAAGGGGCCCTGGCGGTGGCCTCCCCGGAGGCCCTGCTGGCCCGGCTTCTGGAGAGCACCCGGCCGGGGGACCTCCTCGTCCTGACCCTGGGGGTGCGCCTGCTGCCCCGCCTGGTGCCCCCCCTGAAGGCCCAGAACCGCCGTCTCCTGGCCCGGGTCCTCCCCACGCCGGAAAGCCTGGACGCCGCCCTGGCGACGGGGCTGGAACCCCGGGAGGTCCTCTGCCAGTGGGGCCCGGGGGACGAGGGTTCCCTTCGGGCCCTCCTGGAGGAGTCGGGGGCCCGGGCCCTGGTCTCCAAGGCCAGCGGCGCCCCGGGGGGCATGGAGGCCAAGGCCCGGGCGGCCCGAAGCCGGGGCATCCCCCTGGTGGTGCTCACCCCCCCTCCCGCCGTGGGGACGTCCTTCTCCACCCCCGCGGCCCTGACGACGGACCTGCTGGACCACCTGGACAACCGGGTGGAGCAGCCCTTCGCCTGA
- the cobM gene encoding precorrin-4 C(11)-methyltransferase has translation MKEPCIHIVGAGPGDPELLTLKGRRLLEEADLVLYAGSLVNREILACCRENARLADSAPLSLEEQVDLLTEAARDGKRVVRLHTGDPSLYGAIGEQIRLLEDRGIRVRIVPGVSSLQGAAAALGVEYTVPGGTQTLICTRAPGRTPVREEESLTALAATGATLAVFLSAEHAAAVTASCLKGGLSPDTPAAWVYRATWPDQRVGRTTLENLAASLEEAGIRRHALLVIGRCLDPGDARSLLYHPAFAHGHRRGEEPR, from the coding sequence TTGAAGGAACCCTGCATCCACATCGTCGGAGCCGGCCCCGGGGACCCGGAGCTGCTCACCCTCAAGGGCCGCCGCCTCCTGGAGGAGGCGGACCTGGTGCTCTACGCGGGAAGCCTGGTGAACCGGGAGATCCTGGCCTGCTGCCGCGAGAACGCCCGCCTGGCCGACTCCGCCCCCCTCTCTCTGGAGGAACAGGTGGACCTGCTGACGGAAGCCGCCCGGGACGGAAAACGGGTGGTGCGCCTCCACACGGGGGACCCGAGCCTCTACGGGGCCATCGGGGAGCAGATCCGTCTGCTGGAGGACCGGGGGATCCGGGTTCGGATCGTTCCGGGGGTCTCCAGCCTCCAGGGCGCCGCAGCGGCCCTGGGGGTGGAGTACACCGTCCCCGGGGGGACCCAGACCCTGATCTGCACCCGGGCGCCGGGGCGCACCCCCGTGCGGGAGGAGGAATCCCTGACGGCCCTGGCCGCCACGGGAGCCACCCTGGCGGTGTTCCTCTCGGCGGAGCACGCCGCCGCTGTGACGGCTTCCTGTCTGAAGGGGGGGCTTTCCCCGGACACCCCCGCCGCCTGGGTCTACCGGGCCACCTGGCCGGACCAGAGGGTGGGACGCACCACCCTGGAAAACCTGGCGGCCTCCCTGGAGGAAGCGGGGATCCGGCGCCACGCCCTGCTGGTGATCGGACGCTGCCTGGACCCGGGGGACGCCCGAAGCCTCCTCTACCACCCCGCCTTCGCCCACGGACACCGCCGGGGGGAGGAACCCCGGTGA